The following coding sequences are from one Ornithodoros turicata isolate Travis chromosome 1, ASM3712646v1, whole genome shotgun sequence window:
- the LOC135386209 gene encoding uncharacterized protein LOC135386209: protein MSDRVHESEFVSEAETSQSDLGLEIENTSTGMTEDVDMDICENELVARLILHGTTKLHIPPTTMNKILKDVASIVELKMDQVKNKVCDRFERNSEDSGQSLKEGILSDLEQNMPFNSCRRNGELSSQHLQMKFFKEHFGYTEPVAISLRSDQKEHGTMHYVPLTVTMQRMLRDPSVTSQLEALNSRNDAGMSFSDFTDGSLFKDADISFSSNEIQLMLYQDSFEVVNPLGSAKQKHKILGVYFTLGNLKQHNRSKVDQLQLCLFCTEKLLKKFGHREVFGRLVAEVKQLVISGLSVDNKHYKFKLSFILGDNLGAHQIGGFLESFSGEYFCRFCLITRKEFHDCVTTSGEIRTPENYADCVAHLNDTGAANNKGVKFESLFNEVPGFHVCRGLPPCLGHDVLEGVISYDVAIFLRYFQSKGWFSVNLLNARLEKLRLQGHDAADRPPALKEGFKTLGGQAAQNWIFLRFLPVLLADIIDPTDEVWQLFLLLRDIVNLVCARKISQTQILYLNELIQLYLELITELFPRVTLKPKHHFLLHYPELILKYGPLIWLWTLRFESKHSYWQEFPIIS from the coding sequence ATGAGTGACAGAGTTCACGAGAGCGAATTTGTTTCTGAAGCTGAAACTTCTCAGAGCGATCTTGGGCTGGAGATTGAAAATACAAGTACAGGCATGACTGAAGATGTGGATATGGATATTTGTGAAAATGAGTTGGTTGCACGGCTGATCTTACATGGAACAACAAAGCTGCACATCCCGCCCACTACAATGAACAAGATATTAAAGGATGTTGCTTCTATTGTCGAACTTAAAATGGATCAAGTAAAGAACAAAGTGTGTGACCGCTTTGAGAGGAATTCAGAAGACTCTGGACAGAGCTTGAAGGAAGGCATCCTTTCAGATCTGGAGCAAAATATGCCTTTTAATTCATGCAGACGGAATGGCGAGTTGTCGTCACAGCACCTGCAAATGAAGTTCTTCAAGGAACATTTTGGATATACTGAACCAGTAGCAATTTCTCTAAGAAGTGACCAGAAGGAACATGGTACAATGCACTATGTACCACTGACAGTGACCATGCAACGAATGTTACGCGACCCTTCTGTGACTTCACAATTGGAGGCACTGAACAGCAGAAACGATGCTGGCATGTCATTCTCCGATTTCACTGATGGGTCACTTTTTAAGGACGCAGACATTTCCTTTTCAAGTAATGAAATACAACTGATGCTGTATCAAGACTCCTTTGAGGTTGTGAATCCACTTGGCTCTGCAAAGCAGAAGCACAAGATACTAGGGGTATACTTCACACTAGGGAACCTGAAGCAGCATAACCGCTCAAAGGTGGATCAGCTTCAGCTTTGCCTCTTTTGTACTGAGAAGCTGTTGAAGAAGTTCGGCCACAGAGAAGTATTTGGACGATTAGTTGCAGAAGTGAAACAACTTGTGATATCTGGCTTGAGTGTTGATAACAAACATTACAaattcaagctttctttcatcCTTGGTGACAACTTAGGTGCCCACCAGATCGGTGGGTTTCTAGAATCATTCAGTGGTGAATACTTTTGCAGATTTTGCTTAATTACCAGGAAGGAATTTCACGACTGCGTAACCACAAGTGGTGAAATCCGAACACCAGAGAACTATGCTGACTGTGTGGCTCACTTGAACGACACAGGCGCCGCAAACAATAAAGGTGTTAAATTCGAGTCCTTGTTTAATGAGGTACCAGGATTTCACGTGTGCAGAGGACTTCCACCTTGCCTAGGCCATGATGTCTTGGAAGGCGTTATCAGTTACGATGTTGCCATTTTTTTGCGTTATTTTCAAAGCAAGGGATGGTTTTCCGTAAACCTTCTTAATGCCCGCTTGGAGAAACTCCGACTACAAGGTCACGACGCTGCAGACAGGCCTCCAGCACTCAAGGAAGGATTTAAGACACTTGGTGGTCAAGCTGCTCAAAATTGGATTTTTTTAAGGTTCCTGCCTGTCCTTTTGGCAGATATTATTGATCCTACAGACGAGGTGTGGCAACTCTTCCTTCTGCTTCGTGATATTGTGAACCTCGTTTGTGCAAGGAAGATCTCACAGACTCAAATATTGTACTTGAACGAGCTCATTCAGCTGTACCTTGAACTAATTACAGAGCTATTTCCAAGAGTGACATTGAAACCAAAACATCACTTCCTGTTACACTACCCAGAACTGATTTTGAAGTATGGCCCACTGATCTGGCTGTGGACGCTACGATTTGAGTCCAAGCATTCATACTGGCAAGAGTTTCCAATAATTTCGTAA